The DNA window GGAACCAGTTCCACTTGCTTGCCCTGAAAAGCAGATTCATCCGAATTGATGTATTTGCCATTTTGCACGGTCAGGTTGGAGAACCAGGATAGGCCATGCAAAGTGTTTTTGTTTCCAATTTTGAAAAAGTCAATTTCCACAAAACTTTCCAGTCCGAAATTGCGCGCATCAGAGATATTGGTGCGGTAGCGATACACATTGTACAAAGCGGAATCCACGCGAAGGACCGCCCCGATTTTATTATTGTAAGAAAGCAAAAATCCACTGACATCGTAGGATAGCCAGTTGCCAATAGTACCCCGAATTCCCAGATCGGCAGAAAAACCCGTTTCATCCTTCAAATTGGGATCAATCCGGAAATTGGGATTGATAATGCGCATATCATTGAAAGTAATGGCGCGATAGTTTTGCGAGAAATTGGCATAAATTTCCGTCAATCCTTTCGGCTTATAGCTCAGGCCAACCCCTGCCAAAAGGAATGAGCGTTTACGATTTCTATCGTCCTGTACTTCCTGACGCAAAATTTCATTACCCGCCAAATCGGTATTGCGCATCACGTAATAGCCTTCCGATTGGGTATTGATGTATTCAAAGCGCACACCGGGCGTAATGCTAAAATCTTTTGTAATTGCAAAAATATTTTCCGCAAAAAGAGAAACATTATAACTCGGAAAAAGATAATCGCTTGCAAATGAATTTTCAGTCTCTAAAAATTCAAAATTGGCATCTGAGCCATCATCGGCAAAGCCTTGCTGTGCAGTTGTTTGTCCAGAATAAAAACGCGCGCCAAACAAGAAATTGGAGGAATTGCCGAACAAATCATATCGATGCACAATTCGTGCCTCTGCTCCTGCATTTTTAAAATTTGAGCGTATGAAATCCCTTTCTTCCATTGGATCTGCACGATTGATAACATCAGGCACGCCCAAAGCTTCGCGAGATGCAATGAGTGAAAAAGCCCTGAAATTAAATCGGGTTCTGCTCGAAAATTTATAATCGATATTCAGCGCGGGCAAATTCCAGCGTACCTTAAACCAGTTTCGCTCCCGAATGGATTGCCTTGGATCTTGCTCAAAAAGTGCATCTGTCAATCCACCGGGCTGTTGCGCCAGGTAATTCATAAAAGTGTATTCAAAACCTATGCGCAATTTCTTATTGTGCCGATATGCTAAATTGGTATGGGCAGTATGCACATCAAATCCAGCATTGGGTCGCCAGCCATTGCCTCTTTTATATTGGTAAAAACTGTAGTATTCAAATTTACCAACGGTTCCGCTCAGGCTGCTGAAACTATTGAAAAAGCCATAGCTGCCAACGGTTTTTCTAAATTCGCCAGAAATCTTTTTGTCTTCAGCAGGGCGTTTCAATTGGAAATTGATCATGCCGCCAAACTGTGTACCGTATTGCAGGGAAGCAGCCCCACGCACCACTTCAATCCTTTCTATGGCTTCGGCTGGAGGACTGTAATAGCTCTCGGGGTAGCCCAAAGCATCGGCACTCATATCGTAGCCATTTTGGCGCGTATTGAAATTGGAAGTTCGGTTGGGGCTCAATCCACGTCCGCCAATTCCAAGCTGAATGCCTGCCGCATCGCTTTCCCAAATATTCAGTCCTGCCACTTTGTTGTAAATCTGCCGGCTGTTGTTGGTCGATAAATTTCCGGCCACTTCATCCATCAAAACCACCTCGCTTTTCTTTCCGGCATAAATGGCGGTTCCTTCAATATTTCGCAAGTGGGTGATCCCGAAATTGTTGCTTTTCATTTCGCGAACCGTTACTTCATTCAATTTTTTGATCAGCGAATCAACAAAGATTTCCACTTCCAAATCTTTTTCGCCCAGCTCTATTTTTTTAGACGCCTTTTTCAATCCAACATACAATACCGATAAAATATAGCTGCCAGATTCCACATTATTGAAAATGAATTCACCGTTTTCATCTGAAAAGGCGATATATTTGGAATTTTCCAAAACCAACTGCGCATGTTCAATGGGTTCCTTGGTTTCAGAAAAGAGCACCCTACCGGAAATATTTGCCGATTTGGCTTTGTCGCCTCCCGTATTTGCCAATACATTAAAGGCTGAAAATAAAAGGAGCAAAATGCCCAATGCTATGTTTTTATAGAATTTCACTGCTTTTGGGCGGTAAAATTTTGAGGATTTGTAAATGGTAAAATCCAGTTTTTGTGCCTAAAACCATCTTGAATAGTAGCAAGGTTTACTTCCGGATCAATGAACAGTCTGCTTCCATTTCCATTGAGGCGCACATAACTTTTCACTCTTACCTCGGGATTTTCTATTCCTTTTTCTCGATAAATATCTTTTAAATAATGGGCAAATTGCAAGATCATATCTGGCTGTGTGGCCATCATTTTCTCCTGGTTTTTACTCAAATATTCATTGGGTTCAACTTCAGTGGATTTTCCGGTTTCTGGATTTGTAACATAGAAAAAACAAGTGCCCGCTTTTTCCATTAGCATTACCCGCCAGGAAAAGCGATAACCTTCTTCTGTCCAGAACAAATTGCCCGGATATAGCGCAAAACGAAATGGAAAAAGCAATTGAAAGGCAAAGTGGCCAATCAATAAAACGCCCAAAATATTTAGTTTCAATGTGCTTATTTGCCAAAGCCTGGGCTGGATGAATTCTTCAGTATTTATTTTGAAAATAGCTTTAACCCGTGCCAATATTCGCTCGTGAAATGCAGGTGGAAAAAAGATCAATGTGAGCAAAATCATGATGTAGGGAAACATGCCAATTTGGAACAATGCCGCTGTCATCAAATGAAAAAACAAGACGGACAAATAGGCAAATGGCCGGGTTCTGCTGAAGGAAAGAAAAAACACGATGCTGAGATCGTAAATGGCACCTGCCCAACTGAAAAAATAGGCGACCCACAATTCCTTAAACAATGGCCCAATCAAAAACATATCAGATTTTGCAGGCAACCAAATGCGCATGGGCTCGGCATTGATCAACCAATCGTAGTTCAATTTTGCCAGCCCGGCATAAAAATAGACAATGCCCAACTGCACCTGAAAAATCAAAATAATCCAGCGGGGAATGTGGCTGCGTTTGCTTTTGGGATTGATCAGCACATCCAATGAGAAATTGCGATTGGCCGGAACAAAAACCAGCAGAAGCGCCATAATGCTGATGAAATAATAGTGATTGAGGTAATTGGAAACATCAATCAGCTCAACATAAGTAAAGGCCAAGAAGAACGCCAGCGCAGCATAGCGATACAGAAAACCCAGCATTATAAAAATGGCGCTACCCCCCATAAAAGCAAAAAGGGCATAAATGCCCCATTCACCGGGTGCTGTCACCCATTCAAAACCGTAATATTTAAAGAAAAAATCGGGCTGAATATATTGCGATTCTATCCAGCCATTGGCCACAAAGCGAATGATACTTGCCAACATCACCCCACCAAAAAGCACGCGCAAA is part of the Chitinophagales bacterium genome and encodes:
- a CDS encoding TonB-dependent receptor, with product MKFYKNIALGILLLLFSAFNVLANTGGDKAKSANISGRVLFSETKEPIEHAQLVLENSKYIAFSDENGEFIFNNVESGSYILSVLYVGLKKASKKIELGEKDLEVEIFVDSLIKKLNEVTVREMKSNNFGITHLRNIEGTAIYAGKKSEVVLMDEVAGNLSTNNSRQIYNKVAGLNIWESDAAGIQLGIGGRGLSPNRTSNFNTRQNGYDMSADALGYPESYYSPPAEAIERIEVVRGAASLQYGTQFGGMINFQLKRPAEDKKISGEFRKTVGSYGFFNSFSSLSGTVGKFEYYSFYQYKRGNGWRPNAGFDVHTAHTNLAYRHNKKLRIGFEYTFMNYLAQQPGGLTDALFEQDPRQSIRERNWFKVRWNLPALNIDYKFSSRTRFNFRAFSLIASREALGVPDVINRADPMEERDFIRSNFKNAGAEARIVHRYDLFGNSSNFLFGARFYSGQTTAQQGFADDGSDANFEFLETENSFASDYLFPSYNVSLFAENIFAITKDFSITPGVRFEYINTQSEGYYVMRNTDLAGNEILRQEVQDDRNRKRSFLLAGVGLSYKPKGLTEIYANFSQNYRAITFNDMRIINPNFRIDPNLKDETGFSADLGIRGTIGNWLSYDVSGFLLSYNNKIGAVLRVDSALYNVYRYRTNISDARNFGLESFVEIDFFKIGNKNTLHGLSWFSNLTVQNGKYINSDESAFQGKQVELVPPIIFRTGLSYSFKSFKATYQFSYTKEHYTEATNAERTATAVNGIIPSYYVMDLALEYKFKKWFTLSTGVNNLTNNMYFTRRAEGYPGPGIIPAEGISVYGTVGFRF
- a CDS encoding HTTM domain-containing protein, which encodes MPKPNSIKAFLQQPISIAPLVFLRVLFGGVMLASIIRFVANGWIESQYIQPDFFFKYYGFEWVTAPGEWGIYALFAFMGGSAIFIMLGFLYRYAALAFFLAFTYVELIDVSNYLNHYYFISIMALLLVFVPANRNFSLDVLINPKSKRSHIPRWIILIFQVQLGIVYFYAGLAKLNYDWLINAEPMRIWLPAKSDMFLIGPLFKELWVAYFFSWAGAIYDLSIVFFLSFSRTRPFAYLSVLFFHLMTAALFQIGMFPYIMILLTLIFFPPAFHERILARVKAIFKINTEEFIQPRLWQISTLKLNILGVLLIGHFAFQLLFPFRFALYPGNLFWTEEGYRFSWRVMLMEKAGTCFFYVTNPETGKSTEVEPNEYLSKNQEKMMATQPDMILQFAHYLKDIYREKGIENPEVRVKSYVRLNGNGSRLFIDPEVNLATIQDGFRHKNWILPFTNPQNFTAQKQ